A genome region from Nocardia sp. NBC_00565 includes the following:
- a CDS encoding fused (3R)-hydroxyacyl-ACP dehydratase subunits HadA/HadB has protein sequence MVREQTIAQPETEVVVQQATLAGRRFRIRDHYAVGREKVREFARATQSRHGAHHFEPDARKLGYDGIVAPPTFASVIGISATRALLDSVLSHYDMSQILQTDQVFELTRPIVAGDRLTTEIAIESIRQFGDNDFILVTFSLINQHGEIVQSGSTTIVARRGVEIDPSITDTVENIMMHTRPVTVGDIADPAGGPLVALAADGPPGGRPAASNEIVHTLPDFDRLSAGEPIPAATAQVTRGDLANYAGVSGDHNPIHFSDRAAELAGLPSVVAHGMLTMSLAGGYLTSWLGDPTAIEKFSVRFSGFVPVTPEAPSTVEFSGKIKSLNPHRRSATVVLAGSSQGRKLFGRAIAEVRFA, from the coding sequence ATGGTCAGGGAACAGACAATAGCGCAGCCGGAAACCGAAGTAGTTGTGCAGCAAGCCACACTGGCGGGACGCCGGTTCCGGATACGCGACCATTACGCGGTCGGCCGGGAGAAGGTCCGTGAGTTCGCGCGCGCCACCCAGAGTCGGCACGGCGCACATCATTTCGAACCGGACGCCCGCAAGCTCGGCTACGACGGCATCGTCGCGCCGCCAACCTTCGCCTCGGTGATCGGCATCAGTGCGACCCGGGCCCTGCTGGATTCGGTGCTCTCGCACTACGACATGTCCCAGATCCTGCAGACCGACCAGGTCTTCGAGCTGACCCGGCCGATCGTCGCGGGCGATCGGCTCACCACCGAGATCGCGATCGAATCGATCCGGCAGTTCGGCGACAACGACTTCATCCTGGTGACGTTCTCGCTGATCAATCAGCACGGGGAAATCGTGCAGTCGGGTTCGACCACCATCGTGGCGCGCCGCGGAGTCGAGATCGACCCCAGTATCACCGACACCGTCGAGAACATCATGATGCACACGCGCCCGGTCACCGTCGGTGATATCGCCGACCCCGCCGGCGGCCCACTGGTCGCCCTGGCCGCGGACGGCCCGCCCGGCGGACGGCCCGCGGCGTCGAACGAGATCGTGCACACACTCCCCGACTTCGACCGGCTATCCGCCGGCGAGCCGATCCCGGCCGCGACCGCGCAGGTGACGCGCGGCGATCTGGCCAACTACGCGGGAGTTTCGGGCGATCACAACCCGATTCACTTCAGCGACCGCGCGGCCGAACTGGCCGGACTGCCGTCGGTGGTGGCGCACGGGATGCTGACCATGAGCCTGGCCGGTGGCTATCTGACCTCCTGGCTCGGCGATCCGACGGCCATCGAGAAGTTCAGCGTGCGGTTCTCCGGATTCGTTCCGGTCACCCCCGAGGCCCCGAGCACCGTCGAGTTCAGCGGGAAGATCAAGTCACTGAATCCGCACAGGCGGAGCGCGACGGTCGTGCTCGCGGGCAGTTCGCAAGGCCGCAAACTCTTCGGCCGGGCCATCGCCGAGGTTCGATTCGCCTAG
- a CDS encoding Rv0361 family membrane protein gives MIRRDSGASKAAAPVDENGGQVGDAAADVAGADAATMVMRRVDPANKPSAAATSDAGAGNTKRRDEPELAGADDKTVAMPVVSKADLDKLDADKTMALPIQKPVDKDATQRMRTDAGAKPAGTDRVVPPAAGPAPITKPPSTPRPASGPKQAGAQGPAQTGPGLEETAPSAARPSTRPRQVASAPSPADMQQTTPAQPVPGSRPPQPRVIAQPQRITPPGMQPPATAEAPAGRSKRGLYTLLGAAALVVVAVVGLAVVLIGNRGDNSPDAKVRASITDYTAALKSGDLAALRKTTCGPLHDFYQGIPADQFASVHQLSMDRKNIPVVAGVDAIKITDKTAIAQATVYTDADPTKRSARTFDLERTDDGWKVCDPPSVGTP, from the coding sequence GTGATCCGGCGGGATTCGGGCGCGAGCAAGGCCGCGGCACCGGTCGACGAAAATGGTGGCCAGGTCGGGGATGCTGCGGCGGATGTCGCCGGGGCGGATGCGGCCACCATGGTGATGCGGCGGGTGGACCCGGCGAACAAGCCGTCGGCGGCCGCGACTTCGGATGCCGGGGCCGGCAACACGAAACGTCGGGATGAGCCGGAGCTGGCCGGGGCCGATGACAAGACCGTCGCGATGCCGGTGGTCTCGAAGGCGGACCTCGACAAACTCGATGCCGACAAAACGATGGCGTTGCCGATTCAGAAGCCGGTCGACAAGGACGCCACGCAACGGATGCGGACCGATGCCGGGGCGAAGCCCGCAGGCACCGACCGGGTCGTACCGCCCGCGGCGGGACCCGCGCCGATCACCAAACCACCGAGTACACCGCGTCCGGCGTCGGGGCCGAAACAGGCTGGGGCACAAGGACCTGCGCAGACCGGGCCCGGACTCGAGGAGACCGCGCCGTCCGCAGCGCGCCCGTCGACTCGGCCACGTCAGGTGGCGTCGGCGCCCTCACCCGCGGATATGCAGCAGACAACGCCCGCACAGCCGGTCCCGGGTTCGCGGCCGCCGCAGCCACGGGTGATCGCGCAGCCACAGCGGATCACCCCGCCCGGCATGCAACCACCGGCCACCGCCGAGGCACCGGCCGGGCGGTCGAAACGCGGGTTGTACACGCTGCTCGGGGCGGCCGCCCTGGTGGTCGTCGCCGTGGTCGGACTGGCGGTCGTGCTGATCGGGAATCGGGGCGACAACTCCCCGGACGCCAAGGTGCGCGCCAGCATCACCGACTACACCGCGGCGCTGAAGTCCGGCGATCTCGCGGCGCTGCGCAAAACCACATGCGGTCCACTGCACGATTTCTATCAGGGCATCCCCGCGGACCAGTTCGCGAGCGTGCACCAGCTGTCGATGGACCGGAAGAACATTCCGGTGGTGGCCGGCGTCGATGCGATCAAGATCACAGACAAGACCGCGATCGCGCAGGCCACCGTCTATACCGACGCGGATCCGACGAAGCGCTCGGCCCGAACCTTCGATCTGGAGCGGACCGACGACGGCTGGAAGGTGTGCGATCCGCCGTCCGTCGGCACCCCGTAG
- a CDS encoding DUF3151 domain-containing protein yields the protein MTSFGDLLGPQPVLLPEDSDAEAALLDKADPVQVAAAHPAASIAWAYLAEAALERGGAEGDTQVVNHDIVAAYAFARTGYHRGLDLLRRNGWKGFGPVPWSHEPNRGFLRSVGALARAARAVGETEEYARCLDLLEDCDPRAASELGLD from the coding sequence ATGACCTCGTTCGGTGACTTGCTCGGACCGCAACCGGTACTCCTGCCCGAAGACTCCGACGCCGAGGCGGCGCTGCTCGACAAGGCCGATCCGGTGCAGGTCGCGGCTGCGCATCCGGCGGCTTCGATCGCGTGGGCCTACCTCGCGGAGGCCGCGTTGGAGCGCGGCGGGGCCGAAGGCGATACGCAGGTGGTCAACCATGACATCGTCGCCGCCTACGCGTTCGCGCGCACCGGCTACCACCGCGGCCTGGATCTGTTGCGGCGCAACGGGTGGAAGGGCTTCGGGCCGGTGCCGTGGAGCCATGAGCCCAACCGTGGTTTCCTGCGCAGTGTCGGCGCGCTCGCCCGTGCGGCCAGGGCCGTCGGCGAAACCGAAGAGTATGCACGTTGCCTGGATCTGTTGGAAGACTGCGATCCCCGCGCGGCATCCGAGCTCGGCCTCGACTGA
- a CDS encoding FUSC family protein: MIDPNSPVGVARDSSIEKLRSSWARLRLSALPILQCAVGAALAWFIAHKIIGHTQPFFAPTAAVVSIGISFGARLRRSVELVVGVAVGIGIGDLFITRAGTGVWQIAFVVAVAMALAVFLDGGSIITMQAAGSAVLVATLLPPSAGGGFSRMIDALVGGLVGVVVVASIPLHPVRRAREQAAEVLAVMAKSLHECADGLLEQDPEKIRLGLTAARATQPQIDGLRSTLDGGREISRISPLYWNSRQRLDRIRATADPLDNAVRNTRVLLRRSLTLVQDDEILDPRLIDELERLAQAVEVVRRMMLADPGQQPDQAEAARVLRGVAKDARPELVDGAGLSAHVVFAQTRSMLVDLLQVCGMQRISAMALLPPTVPHPHVPPAE; encoded by the coding sequence TTGATCGATCCGAACTCCCCGGTCGGCGTTGCCCGCGACAGCAGCATCGAGAAGCTGCGCAGCTCGTGGGCGCGGTTGCGGCTCTCGGCGCTGCCGATTCTGCAATGCGCGGTGGGCGCGGCGCTGGCCTGGTTCATCGCGCACAAAATAATCGGGCATACCCAACCTTTCTTCGCTCCGACCGCAGCCGTGGTCTCGATCGGTATCTCGTTCGGCGCTCGGCTGCGCCGGTCGGTGGAGTTGGTGGTCGGCGTCGCGGTCGGCATCGGCATCGGTGATCTGTTCATCACCCGAGCGGGCACCGGCGTCTGGCAGATCGCCTTCGTGGTCGCGGTGGCCATGGCACTCGCGGTCTTCCTCGACGGCGGCTCGATCATCACCATGCAGGCCGCCGGTTCGGCCGTACTGGTCGCCACCCTGCTGCCGCCCTCGGCGGGCGGCGGCTTCTCGCGCATGATCGACGCGCTCGTCGGCGGTCTGGTCGGTGTGGTCGTCGTCGCCTCGATACCGCTGCATCCGGTGCGCCGGGCTCGCGAACAAGCGGCGGAAGTCCTTGCGGTGATGGCCAAATCGCTGCACGAGTGCGCCGACGGACTCCTCGAACAGGACCCGGAGAAGATCCGCCTCGGCTTGACCGCCGCGCGCGCGACCCAGCCGCAGATCGACGGTCTGCGCTCCACACTCGACGGCGGCCGCGAGATCAGCCGGATCTCCCCGCTCTACTGGAATTCGCGCCAGCGCCTGGACCGTATCCGCGCAACCGCCGACCCACTCGACAACGCCGTCCGCAATACCAGGGTGCTGCTGCGCCGTTCCCTCACGCTGGTGCAGGACGACGAAATCCTCGACCCGCGACTGATCGACGAGCTGGAACGCCTCGCCCAAGCCGTCGAGGTGGTGCGCCGAATGATGCTCGCCGATCCCGGCCAGCAGCCCGATCAGGCCGAGGCCGCCAGGGTATTGCGCGGCGTCGCCAAGGACGCGCGACCGGAACTCGTTGACGGTGCGGGACTTTCGGCGCATGTGGTCTTCGCGCAGACCCGCTCGATGCTGGTCGATCTCCTGCAGGTCTGCGGTATGCAGCGCATATCCGCGATGGCACTGTTGCCCCCAACCGTCCCGCACCCGCACGTACCGCCCGCGGAATGA
- a CDS encoding site-2 protease family protein — MTIPFPGRRAALGAVWPSPIFLLVIAIAAVGGVLAWDADVQSTRAKFGVFLLVVFGWIVTLCLHEFAHAFTAWRAGDREVELRGYLTLNPLKYSHPLLSIVLPMVFIALGGIGLPGGAVYVHTHNVSPRMQRIISGAGPAVNAVCAVLLLLVVRFFGSDTSHRAFWYGLSFLAFLQITATLLNILPVPGLDGYGVLEPSLGYQTRRALDQFKPFGMLILFALLFTPSINQIFFDAVYSLYELSGVDADWSRYGSWLTRFWT; from the coding sequence ATGACGATTCCGTTTCCTGGTCGCCGCGCCGCACTCGGGGCCGTGTGGCCGAGTCCGATATTCCTGCTGGTCATCGCGATAGCCGCGGTCGGCGGGGTACTCGCCTGGGATGCCGACGTGCAGTCGACGCGGGCGAAGTTCGGAGTTTTCCTGCTGGTCGTCTTCGGCTGGATCGTCACGCTGTGCCTGCACGAGTTCGCACATGCGTTCACGGCATGGCGGGCGGGTGATCGCGAGGTGGAGTTGCGGGGTTATCTCACGCTGAATCCGCTGAAATACAGTCATCCGCTGCTGTCGATCGTGTTGCCGATGGTGTTCATCGCGCTCGGCGGTATCGGGTTGCCGGGCGGCGCGGTGTACGTGCACACGCATAACGTCAGCCCGCGCATGCAACGGATCATCAGTGGTGCGGGACCCGCGGTGAATGCGGTATGCGCGGTGCTGCTGTTGTTGGTCGTGCGGTTCTTCGGCAGCGATACCTCGCATCGCGCGTTCTGGTATGGCCTGAGCTTTCTGGCGTTTCTGCAAATCACCGCAACGCTTTTGAACATTCTGCCGGTGCCCGGGTTGGACGGATACGGCGTGCTCGAGCCGTCGCTGGGTTATCAGACCCGGCGTGCGCTCGACCAGTTCAAACCGTTCGGCATGCTGATCCTGTTCGCGCTGCTGTTCACGCCATCGATCAACCAGATCTTCTTCGACGCGGTCTACTCGCTGTACGAACTGTCCGGGGTCGACGCGGATTGGTCGCGGTACGGCAGCTGGCTGACGCGGTTCTGGACCTGA
- a CDS encoding adenylosuccinate synthase, with the protein MPAIVLIGAQWGDEGKGKATDLLGGRLQWVVRYQGGNNAGHTVVLPNGDKFALHLIPSGILTPGVTNVIGNGVVVDPGVLLAELAGLEERGVDTSGLLLSADAHLIMPYHVAIDKVTERFLGNKKIGTTGRGIGPCYQDKVARVGVRVADVLDEKILTQKVEAALEFKNQVLVKIYNRRALDPQQVVDEVLGQADSFKHRIADTRLELNLALERGETVLLEGSQGTLLDVDHGTYPYVTSSNPTSGGAAVGAGVGPNKINTVLGILKCYTTRVGSGPFPTELFDNFGEFLAKQGGEVGVTTGRARRCGWFDAVIARYATRVNGITDYFLTKLDVLSSLDRVPICIAYEIDGKRVEQMPTTQTEFHHAKPIYEEMPGWWEDISQVKTFEELPANAQAYVLRLEELSGARISCIGVGPGRDQTIVRHDVLGQG; encoded by the coding sequence ATGCCGGCAATCGTCCTGATCGGCGCCCAATGGGGCGACGAGGGTAAGGGCAAAGCAACCGATCTGCTCGGTGGCAGATTGCAATGGGTCGTCCGGTACCAAGGCGGAAACAACGCCGGTCACACGGTCGTGCTACCCAACGGCGACAAGTTCGCATTGCATCTGATCCCCTCCGGCATCCTCACCCCCGGCGTGACGAATGTCATCGGCAACGGTGTCGTGGTCGACCCCGGCGTGCTGCTGGCGGAGCTGGCCGGACTGGAGGAGCGCGGCGTCGACACCTCGGGTCTGCTGCTCTCGGCCGACGCGCACTTGATCATGCCGTACCACGTGGCCATCGATAAGGTCACTGAACGCTTTCTCGGCAACAAGAAGATCGGCACCACCGGTCGCGGTATCGGCCCGTGCTACCAGGACAAGGTCGCGCGGGTGGGCGTGCGGGTCGCCGATGTGCTCGACGAGAAGATCCTCACGCAGAAGGTCGAGGCGGCCCTGGAGTTCAAGAACCAGGTGCTTGTGAAGATCTACAACCGCCGTGCGCTGGACCCGCAGCAGGTGGTAGACGAGGTGCTCGGCCAGGCGGACAGCTTCAAACACCGCATCGCCGATACCCGACTGGAGCTGAACCTGGCCTTGGAGCGCGGGGAAACCGTGCTGCTGGAGGGCTCGCAGGGCACCCTGCTCGATGTGGACCACGGCACCTATCCGTATGTGACCTCGTCCAATCCGACCTCGGGTGGTGCGGCGGTCGGTGCAGGCGTCGGGCCCAACAAGATCAATACGGTGCTCGGCATCCTGAAGTGCTACACCACGCGCGTCGGCTCGGGCCCGTTCCCGACCGAATTGTTCGACAACTTCGGTGAATTCCTGGCCAAGCAGGGCGGCGAGGTCGGCGTGACCACCGGCCGGGCCCGCCGCTGCGGCTGGTTCGACGCGGTCATCGCGCGCTACGCGACCCGGGTCAACGGCATCACCGACTACTTCCTCACCAAACTCGACGTGCTGTCGAGCCTGGACCGGGTGCCGATCTGCATCGCCTACGAGATCGATGGCAAGCGGGTCGAGCAGATGCCGACCACCCAGACCGAATTCCACCATGCCAAGCCGATTTACGAGGAGATGCCCGGCTGGTGGGAGGACATCTCGCAGGTCAAGACGTTCGAGGAATTGCCCGCCAACGCGCAGGCATACGTTTTGCGCCTGGAGGAGTTGTCCGGCGCGCGGATTTCCTGCATCGGCGTCGGACCGGGCCGTGATCAGACGATTGTCCGCCACGACGTGCTCGGGCAGGGCTGA
- a CDS encoding helix-turn-helix transcriptional regulator yields the protein MARNWPMIERETEFEAIRAALTGTEHVGAVLTGDAGVGKTTLARHATAAVGGNIRWVAGTESARSIPLGVFAHMVGVYTAHDPVTFMSAAREALLADGHAIIGVDDAHLLDQLSATLLLQLAIDKAAHIVATVRSGVQVPDAVTSLWKDGHLLRIDLNPFSERQSVDLVEQMLGGQLEGFTANLMWESSGGNALFLRHLVEGALEAGSLRQVNGVWQLRGRAAVTSELAALLEDRVEQLPESVLRVLELLTFCEPIDLDVLAELAGEEAVEAAETRGLIRVVENSHQLIVRYNHPLFGEVIRRRLGIASARRLRGRLYSSLRERPINSALDRIRLAELALDSDKSADLELFEAAAADAIGLANLPLGERFARAAVERRGGVESADLLARALLWQGHRIEAERTLASFDPDQMTEVQLANWGSTRVSNLFWAMGDAERADEVLAMLRSKVQHPKIVATFEGLASACAVNENRLEDAFSGAEAVMETKGAPPWAVWWASFGGGLALALMGKGEAARQYAARGHQVESHIDGLNRFISTHAEVLALTLTGDLEAARRCASGYFGYSSPGQYLAWGMSKILQGTVDVAQGRFLDGIEHLEQAVAALTAEGAAAWHIPARIRMAEAYSALGRAPEAAESVAEASARGGRHSAVYDPQLEIARACVAAAEGTVTPAIRLAMSAADAAARSHQHAIEAMALHAAARFGDHSAAGRLADLAARVDGALVQVQARHAVALAAHDGPGLDKAAAEFEQIGALLSAADAAAQAASAHERAGDRRRLLESAAAANRLAAACGGASTPALRQAAQPLPLTSREREIANLVAAGLSNRQIADRLTVSVRTVEGHLYRACIKMDVTDRESLGALMRGESSAPS from the coding sequence ATGGCTCGGAACTGGCCGATGATCGAGCGCGAAACCGAGTTCGAAGCGATCCGCGCGGCCCTCACTGGTACTGAACACGTTGGTGCGGTACTGACCGGGGACGCCGGTGTCGGAAAGACGACGCTGGCCAGACATGCGACCGCCGCTGTCGGCGGCAATATCAGGTGGGTGGCGGGCACGGAATCGGCCCGCAGCATCCCGCTGGGCGTGTTCGCGCATATGGTCGGCGTCTATACGGCGCACGATCCGGTGACCTTCATGTCCGCCGCGCGCGAAGCACTGCTCGCCGACGGGCACGCGATCATCGGCGTCGACGATGCGCATCTGCTCGACCAACTCTCCGCGACGCTGTTGTTGCAGTTGGCCATCGACAAGGCCGCGCATATCGTCGCGACCGTGCGCAGCGGGGTGCAGGTGCCCGACGCGGTCACCTCGCTGTGGAAAGACGGCCACCTGCTGCGCATCGATCTCAACCCGTTCTCGGAGCGCCAGAGCGTAGATCTGGTGGAGCAGATGCTCGGTGGACAGCTGGAAGGCTTCACCGCCAACCTGATGTGGGAGTCGTCCGGCGGAAATGCGCTGTTCCTCAGGCATTTGGTGGAGGGCGCGCTGGAGGCGGGCTCGCTGCGCCAGGTGAACGGCGTCTGGCAGTTGCGCGGCCGGGCCGCGGTGACCTCGGAATTGGCCGCGCTGCTGGAGGATCGGGTCGAGCAGCTGCCCGAATCGGTGCTGCGGGTGCTCGAACTGCTCACCTTCTGCGAACCGATCGACCTGGACGTACTGGCCGAACTGGCGGGCGAGGAAGCCGTCGAGGCCGCCGAAACCCGCGGCCTCATCCGGGTCGTCGAGAATTCACACCAGTTGATCGTGCGCTACAACCATCCGCTGTTCGGCGAGGTGATCCGGCGCAGACTCGGCATCGCCTCGGCGCGGCGACTGCGCGGTCGGCTCTACTCTTCGCTCAGGGAACGGCCGATCAATTCCGCGCTGGACCGCATCCGGCTGGCCGAATTGGCTTTGGACAGCGATAAATCCGCCGATCTCGAACTCTTCGAGGCGGCCGCCGCGGATGCCATCGGGCTGGCCAATCTGCCGCTCGGCGAGCGCTTCGCCAGGGCCGCGGTGGAACGTCGCGGCGGGGTGGAGTCCGCGGACCTGCTGGCGCGTGCATTGCTCTGGCAGGGCCATCGCATCGAGGCCGAACGCACCCTGGCCAGCTTTGATCCGGATCAGATGACCGAGGTGCAGCTGGCCAACTGGGGCAGCACCCGGGTCTCGAATCTGTTCTGGGCCATGGGCGACGCCGAACGCGCCGACGAGGTGCTCGCGATGCTGCGGAGCAAGGTGCAGCACCCCAAGATCGTGGCCACCTTCGAGGGGCTGGCCTCGGCCTGTGCGGTCAACGAAAACCGGCTCGAGGACGCGTTTTCCGGAGCCGAGGCGGTGATGGAGACCAAAGGCGCGCCGCCATGGGCGGTGTGGTGGGCCTCGTTCGGCGGTGGCTTGGCGCTGGCGTTGATGGGCAAGGGTGAGGCGGCGCGGCAGTACGCGGCCCGCGGGCACCAGGTGGAGTCGCATATCGACGGGCTCAACCGGTTCATCTCGACCCATGCCGAGGTGCTCGCGCTGACCTTGACCGGTGATCTCGAGGCCGCACGCCGTTGTGCCTCAGGGTATTTCGGCTACTCCTCGCCGGGCCAGTACCTGGCCTGGGGCATGTCGAAGATCCTGCAGGGCACCGTCGACGTGGCGCAGGGCCGCTTCCTCGACGGGATCGAACATCTCGAGCAGGCGGTGGCGGCGCTTACCGCCGAAGGGGCCGCGGCCTGGCATATACCGGCGAGAATCCGGATGGCCGAAGCGTATTCGGCACTCGGCCGGGCGCCGGAGGCTGCCGAATCCGTCGCCGAGGCGAGTGCGCGCGGTGGCAGGCACAGCGCGGTTTACGACCCGCAGTTGGAGATCGCCCGCGCGTGCGTCGCCGCCGCGGAAGGCACCGTCACCCCCGCCATCCGACTGGCCATGAGCGCCGCCGACGCGGCGGCCCGCTCCCATCAGCACGCCATCGAGGCCATGGCATTGCACGCGGCCGCGCGCTTCGGCGACCACTCCGCGGCCGGTCGACTCGCGGATCTGGCCGCCCGGGTCGATGGCGCCCTGGTGCAGGTCCAGGCCCGACACGCGGTGGCACTGGCCGCCCACGACGGACCCGGACTCGATAAGGCCGCAGCCGAATTCGAGCAGATCGGCGCCCTGCTCTCGGCCGCCGACGCCGCCGCCCAAGCCGCATCGGCCCACGAACGAGCCGGGGACCGCCGCCGCCTCCTGGAATCCGCCGCCGCCGCGAACCGCCTGGCCGCGGCCTGCGGCGGCGCGAGCACCCCCGCCCTTCGCCAAGCCGCCCAACCCCTGCCGCTCACTTCGCGTGAACGCGAAATCGCGAATCTCGTTGCCGCAGGCCTGTCCAACCGCCAAATCGCCGACCGCCTCACCGTCTCGGTCCGTACGGTGGAAGGCCACCTCTACCGCGCCTGCATCAAAATGGACGTAACCGACCGCGAGTCCCTCGGCGCACTCATGCGCGGCGAGTCTTCCGCACCCAGCTGA
- a CDS encoding saccharopine dehydrogenase NADP-binding domain-containing protein: MTTTKDTVTIAIYGATGVTGGHLLTELNRRGITPILVGRNADRLHTAAAAAGIPDAEIRLADLDDHQALVAAFTGADAVISSLPAYVSFGEAVVAAAIDAGAHYTDMSGEQLFIKRVFDEYAARAEAAGVTAVPGITNSNIPGDLLGHLTAQRLTGPVEISISLHGTSEGHGSKGSARTVLASLDWFRSGGWHYQEGELRTGTTTRHAEMTFPGDTEPTAVSKFPQPPVLTLPRHTNVSYVEGVLETAFHSQLSSFTAEIVESLPEEPTPGLTYDLVVDSYAADGNTVRGVVSGRDAYVDSALMAVEVAARLTNGSAAPGVLAPAEAFDPTDFLNSLSQFGITWRITR, encoded by the coding sequence ATGACAACGACGAAAGACACCGTCACAATCGCCATCTACGGCGCCACCGGCGTCACGGGTGGCCACCTCCTCACCGAACTGAACCGTCGCGGCATAACGCCGATCCTGGTGGGCCGCAACGCCGATCGGCTGCATACCGCCGCGGCGGCCGCGGGCATCCCCGACGCGGAGATCCGGCTTGCCGACCTCGATGACCACCAAGCCCTGGTCGCCGCGTTCACCGGTGCCGACGCGGTGATCAGCAGCCTGCCCGCCTACGTGAGCTTCGGCGAGGCGGTGGTCGCCGCCGCGATCGACGCGGGTGCGCACTACACCGATATGTCCGGTGAGCAGCTGTTCATCAAACGTGTTTTCGACGAGTACGCGGCGCGCGCCGAGGCGGCCGGAGTGACGGCGGTCCCCGGCATCACCAACAGCAATATCCCGGGCGACCTGCTCGGCCACCTGACCGCCCAACGCCTCACCGGCCCGGTGGAGATCTCGATCAGCCTGCACGGCACGAGCGAAGGCCACGGATCCAAGGGCAGCGCACGGACGGTGCTGGCGAGCCTCGACTGGTTCCGCAGCGGCGGTTGGCATTACCAGGAAGGCGAGTTGCGCACCGGCACGACCACACGGCATGCCGAGATGACCTTCCCCGGCGACACCGAACCCACTGCCGTGTCGAAGTTTCCGCAGCCGCCGGTGCTCACCCTCCCCCGGCACACGAACGTCTCCTATGTCGAGGGCGTTCTGGAGACCGCCTTCCACAGCCAACTGTCGAGCTTCACCGCCGAGATCGTCGAATCACTGCCCGAGGAACCGACTCCGGGACTGACCTACGATCTGGTGGTCGACTCCTATGCGGCGGACGGCAATACGGTGCGCGGCGTGGTGAGCGGCCGCGACGCCTACGTCGACTCCGCACTCATGGCCGTGGAAGTCGCCGCCCGGCTCACCAACGGCAGCGCCGCCCCCGGCGTCCTGGCCCCCGCCGAAGCCTTCGACCCCACCGACTTCCTGAACTCCCTCAGCCAATTCGGCATCACCTGGCGCATCACCCGATAA
- a CDS encoding AraC family transcriptional regulator gives MDILSETIAAIRTGNPTSGLFIRHAPWGRAYPVVPGAGFHVVLQGSCWVVPPGGEPIALGVGDVLFMPRGADHDLVDRLDSPVTEQAKPGEPRELTGPGARAVLLCGAYELGRQRSHPLLDELPEFIHLPARPGRHPSLRAAVDLLAAEVAEPKQGSDAAVPAILETLLLFILRAWFDEQAADEPATGWAGAFADPAVAAALRAVHEEPARTWTVPDLSDIAGVSRATLARRFTATVGEPPLAYVTRWRMLTAARLLRDTDGSLGTVARKVGYASEFAFAKAFKREYGLAPGQYRRAEDKPPLVAV, from the coding sequence GTGGACATTCTCAGCGAAACCATCGCGGCAATCCGCACGGGCAACCCGACCTCCGGCCTGTTCATCCGGCACGCACCATGGGGACGCGCCTACCCGGTCGTACCGGGCGCGGGTTTCCATGTGGTGCTACAGGGTTCATGCTGGGTGGTGCCGCCCGGCGGCGAACCGATCGCCCTCGGCGTCGGCGACGTCTTGTTCATGCCGCGCGGCGCCGACCACGATCTGGTCGACCGCCTCGACAGCCCGGTCACCGAACAGGCCAAGCCAGGTGAGCCGCGCGAGCTCACCGGCCCCGGCGCACGCGCCGTATTGCTTTGTGGCGCATACGAACTCGGCAGACAGCGCAGCCATCCACTGCTCGACGAACTCCCCGAATTCATCCATCTCCCGGCACGTCCCGGCCGCCACCCGTCCTTGCGCGCCGCCGTCGACCTGCTCGCCGCCGAGGTCGCCGAACCGAAACAGGGCAGCGATGCCGCCGTCCCCGCCATCCTGGAGACTCTGCTCCTGTTCATCCTGCGCGCCTGGTTCGACGAACAAGCCGCCGATGAACCGGCCACCGGCTGGGCCGGCGCCTTCGCCGACCCGGCGGTCGCCGCCGCCCTGCGCGCCGTACACGAAGAGCCGGCCCGCACCTGGACCGTCCCCGACCTCAGCGATATCGCCGGCGTCTCCCGCGCCACCCTGGCCCGTCGCTTCACCGCCACCGTCGGCGAACCGCCCTTGGCCTATGTCACCCGCTGGCGCATGCTCACCGCGGCCCGTCTCCTGCGCGACACCGACGGCTCCCTCGGCACGGTGGCCCGGAAGGTCGGCTACGCCTCCGAATTCGCCTTCGCCAAGGCGTTCAAACGCGAATACGGGCTGGCTCCAGGCCAATACCGCCGCGCCGAAGACAAACCACCCCTGGTCGCGGTATGA